The genomic stretch GATCTCGATTCCAATTTCATCCAACACCTGGTTCACAATGTCCTGAGATTCTTCCTCATCACCAGAATCCTCAAAGATCTCATCCAGAGTGTCGTTCACTTTAAAAAGGGGTGGGGGGTGAGAAAGTCTTTCTTCTGGGatttctattacatttttataaagccCATTTCAACAcccacaatgaaaataaataaataaaacacatcttACTCATCTCTTCTGTCATGTCCATCTTTGCTGTCTCCTTCTGGAAGTTCTGCAGGGTCTGCATGGTCTTTTTTGGATCCATCTTTTTATTGACAGCTTGCATTGTCTTAAAGTGCATTGTTTTTGAGAAAGGCAAAGATATAAACAAATGAGTCACTAATTGATTCATATGTCCATTTTAAAATGGGCCCCTTCAGACTAGTGCAGTAATGAGAAGAGTGGTGGCTGTGTATCAATATTGAGGGTTCCCAccatttttgaccaatgaatttctgaCCTTTCCAGGCATTTGTGATAAAAAATTCTTTTTATTTGGACAGAATGCCTAATGAACCATTTAGACCGATTTGTGAACCGTTTTGACTAATTCATGAAAATAAAAGAATGATTCACTGACAAATCGGAAATCACTATGGATTGTGAGCAACTTTTACTCCACACAAGAGCTCTAGCTCATGCAATATTttagagaaaacaaaaacaaaaatacatattcattatacaaatttccatgacttttccaggcctgaaaaacacaattttaaaattcccagatattttcaggttttgcaTGGCCATTAGAATATCACTGCAATGTACCTATAATGCATTTATATACcaacaaataatttattacaaatacTTTTCTGAAATATAACAAGAGCTGCTTGAGAGGTAAGTTTACTTAAAAGTGAAATATACACGCCTACAAGAATTGAGCAAATAAATTAATCTTGAGTTTAAACAAAAACGTCTCTTACTTTGGTAGTTGTGGCCATGGCTCCAGCCATCTTCATCTGGGAGTTCATTAGCTTGGTTTGTGTGGACATGGAGGTAACCTTAGAGCTGACAGCATATGTACGTGTTTTCTGTTTCCTCACTTGCACAAGCTGCTTGGCTAAAACCTTACAAGCATCTCTATTCCCCGTCTTAGCCATTTTCTTTATCTCCATCTCCtgtgataaaataaattaaatggaaGAAAGCAGTTGGTGCTGGATCTACTGACATTTTAATTGCATACACAATTCTCCCAGACAAACTTAAAATCCAAAATGAGGCTTTATGTGATTGTCATTTGATCATACTTATGTTaatatgatatataaaaataaaatattatataacaaATGTGTAAGAGATTCCACTGGCAACATCTGAAagatagtgcattcagaaattattcagaccccttcatttttttcacattttgttatgttgcagccttatgctaaaatgctttaaattatttttttcaaatcaatctacactccataccccataatgacaaagcaaaaaccagatttttgataactctgCAAATTAATAAAAACTTAACTATTGAAATAactgaccctttgctatgacacttgaaatttagctcaggtgcatcccatttctctagatcatctttgagatgtttctacactttgattggagttcacctgtggtaaattcaattgattggacatgatttgaaaaggcacacacctgtctatataagctctcacagctgaaaatgcatatcagagcaaaaactaagccatgaggtcaaatgaactgcctgcagagctcagagacaggtttgtgtcaaggcacagatcttggGAAGGCTACATTGAAGGTTCCCAGgagcacaatggcctccataattcttaaatgggaGAAGTTTGGAtcaaccaggactcttcttagagctggacgcccagccaaactgagcaaaagggggagaagggccttggtaagagaggtgacaaagaacctgatggtcactctggttgagctccaaagatcatgtgtggagatgggagaaacttgcagaaggacaaccatcactgcaacactccactgatctgggctgtatggcagagtggccagacgttagcttctcctcagtgcaagacacatacaaatgcacctaaaggactctcagactgtgagaaacaagattctctggtctgatgaaactaagattgaaccgtttggcctcaattccaagcatcatgtctggaggttACCAGGCACTGCTCaacacctgcgcaataccatcccaacggtgaagcatggtggtggtagcatcatgctgtgggggtattTTTCAGTGGCAGGTACTGGTCAGTGTTGAAGGAAAGCagaatacagagatatccttaatgaaaacctggtccagagcactcaggacctcagactgggctgaaggttcaccttccaacagaacaatgaccctaagcacacagccaagacaacgcaagatggcttagggacaactctgtgaatgtccttgagtggcccagccagagcctgcaCTTGAACCCAATCCAACATCTCTggaaagacctgaaaatggctgtccactgatggtccccatccaacctgacagagtttgagaggatctgcagagaagaatggcagaaaatccccaaatccaggtgtgcaaagcttgtcacatcatacccaaaaagacttgaggctgtaattgctgccaaaggtgcttcaactaagtattgagttaagggtctgaatacttatgtcaatgtgatatttcagttttttctttttaataaaattgcaaagatataaaaaatctggtttttgctttgtcattatagggtatggagtgtagattgatgtgaaaaaaataaaaataatttaaagcatttagcataaggctgcaacataacaaaatgtgaaaaaatgaaggggtctgaatactttatgaatgcactgtttaTAGTTACAATGGCATAAATAGCCCTTATTTAAACCtgaaccttgtgcgaccccgtgtACATATGCGTGGACGTTGAATTTTGTCTTCGTTATACGCAATACAttatttaagttcatttaaaccaactgaactCAGTTCAGGATACTCTGGATATCAGTAAAGGATTAAACTTTCAACACACAGAGTTATGTAACAAAACAGCAAGGCGCCGACCACAGcgaagtttgtctttgggagaaacgctaataaaactacatctggtaagaaacctattgaagtttttacattaaaacctgtttgagtcaaaagataagattttttgcatgtttattaggtgctactagttacaaatcaaaaagggaaattgaaattgcacacagcagtcacactcaggtctcaggaggttaaataatATAATCATGAGCAGAGTCCTGTAAGTCATAATCCACTGACCATAAACAGACTCTCTGTGGCATTAATTACTAGAGGTAGGCAATTTAACGCATAAAAAATAACTATAtaaataattaacacaattaatggaCTATACTTTGTTTTCAGTTCCTTAAACATCACTAATGTTTTTTGTACCCACTTCCAGtagctaaaattggcatatattgtataaatttccaggaggtacatgctCAACTCGGCTGCACATCCAAGCACAGAAAAAGATTGTATGGAGCAGTGTCCCAGGCATATTAAACACAAGAGTGAATTTACTGtccagagaatggagacttcaaccgcaagtggtgagccaggtttGGGAGAGATGCAGGCAAGCTACCTTATCTATTTGCATCACCGAAAACACTctgtgtttccatccaagttacaagcaatgtgcgaataaagctgcgtttccatcccatgtgttcaaaagaacaaaattgtcacttccagagaaattgtagccactataacttttttattaataaaatattggtggagagcacgcagacaaaacactctagaAGAACTTTGTCTCTTGTCTGGGAGCGACAAAATAAACCTGCTTTTCAGCAAAGTTTAGGTTTGTATTCGACTTTTTTGCTCTgtaaactctatgcaggctttggaatTTCTggacaccgttatttcaggattACGACAGCGTTTTGgtgccatgtaaaaaaaaaaacaaactaagatttcgagaataaagtaaaaatttcaagaataaagtcatagcattatgagattaaagtcggaatattttgagaatgagTTAAAATTACCAGAAATGGTGCGTCATTATTACAACGATAGAATGaggagccagcagcttcatcaatgcaagaaatggatgtggatgatttagttaaatcatactttagtttaggatttagcaacaaagaaatcctttttcatcttttggcacatcagtACGAAGTTATTTTTGGGATCCGGACACTGCAGTGGTTATGAATAGAATTTATtctggagaaagaaccagacagacgtTCGCGCAGTCCCGCTCACCATGGGTGATGcttgggctgggtttcccgaagctctAAGTTGAACATTAGTAGCACTTATATTGTACTTACTACGGCatgtttcccaaaaacattgTTATCTAAGTAGCATGTAAAAATGCATGTAAATTAACTAGAGCTACGAACCGCTCTTAAACCCATTAAGTGCAACTACATGTAATGTTTTCACATCTTATCAGATACAAAGGAACATTTaatgaattatattaatatattttgatcactgGAAAGCCACTGCACAtggtttcagaggataaaaaaaatcaaattgaaatcaacagtcagtctccgcagtctgtgcatgcgacatgataggtgtaaattaggtctaaagatagatctaaatttacatgacactgtgacaaggaggagggcatggccgggccgtgagggtgcacggccggcgctgaatcagatgatcagcgggagagtgagataaaggggagccggagacgccagttcgagagagagagagacgcacgcggccgcgctgcatgtgtgtgtgtttgtttatgtttgttttgagttgagttttacattaaaagttacgttgactgttcagccagttcccgtcGGCTCTTTGCCCGAGCTTTATCTGTTATAGACACATAATACAGTACTGAATAACGTTTTATTGgtcttctttgataagcataattgtaatgacAACAGAAAGATGTGTTCTTATTGAACAGATTTGCTtagaagacatatgtgagtaatgtgactctgcagtttaaaacttaaataggccaaaataaataattaaaatatggttaacaaaggagggtgagagtgtgcaatgagtgaTTCATTCTCCCTCTTCCTCCTCCCTCCAATAGATGATTTAAATAGTCCTAGTCTGTTTACAAGgcagtcacaaattgcatgctgcaTAATGGCAGTCAGGCTATAAGtgcacagtagggctgggcgatatgaaagaaatatattcatgatattttttgaaaaaaataatcgccatatccgattacatcatcaactaCCCCTTGCTTTAttggttttgctttaaaaattaaattgatgttctgaaacatgaaaaacttaaaccaactCATATTTCTAAATTcgaattacacttcaaacgaaacgaaaaagctataagaataatgaagtggtcaaaaaaaatttaataaaagtaCCCTTCCTTTTGCCATCACGCAACTATCTGTCTCCAATCCgaggaaaattactaatacaaattaagatctgaagacaattataaatgtaaacataataatgacaaggataattaaattataaatacattttaggttcaagaTGAACTTGTTTAGGTTGTATATACATCTGCTATATAAAGTGAACCTGCCCCTTTGTGTGTGCTCCAGGAGACACGCTCCCGCTGCactcctctgaacaaacagcacatCAGAGACACGCATCGACGGCTTTTCtgttgtctgttcttcaaaatataataaagtgtgtttcttcaagctaGTGTCTGTGTCTACAGTTCAGCCtactgatgtccgtcattttaatcctgttctttgtgcatctgttcaggtcccagccaaagaaaaaaaactttaggctatgtgagagccccttatgatgcACATCGCATAcattcatgttacatgcattttttgcgCCACTTGcattaatctctatgaagttGAGAATACATTTGAAACCccgtcttactaaagccatcattatttctgtaattaaattctgtaagagttcatttatttcagcgcCTTAACAAGGTTataaacaacttccatgtttgtcagtatgttcacattattttcattttgagaagacaaagtTTCAGCACGTTTGGAACAGACAGCTCCCGTAAAGAAGCACTTacgttctactttataacgagcgatctacTGTGCTAGTTTGGGAAACATTAAGATGATCGTAAACGATCGTAAAACAAAcctcactaagaatgaattgtgcccagTAAATGCCCTATTTACTAGCACGTGCACTGGTTTAGCGCCCCATTCtataaaggaattatgcagatcagccaACAGTGCAAACGTGCCCGCAAAAAGTGTGCAGAATGCAATTTGCACACGTAGTTACGATTTTGCTGGCCGATTCTGAGCGCTATGGAGGATGCTGGAGACCGCATTTGAACACCCTGCTGAGACTGTACAtcttcactgtgatccagacacctaaatcatctcttaaacatgccgaAAGTGTGCTCGACTACACAGGGTATCTGGATATAATGCTTTTCTCCATTATTTGATCAatttttgatgaattactgctgaaatgatgggttgaaaatgttcacaaacatctcttttaaataaaatccaATTTAATACTTTCTACTTTTATTTGCAGCAGTAGCGCAATCTAAACTGTGCCACAGCACCAGGCAATTTTTGTGCAGAAAGGAATGAaaatggctgggtttcccgataacattACAACTTAAGCGTTTACAATGATCTTATCAAATGTTGCTTGTTATTTTAAAATGGAGTAACGTCTGtctcccaaaccagcacgtagagcCCTCGTTATAAAGTAGAAGGTAAAGTGATTCGTTatgggagctgtccggtccaaaggtgctgaaactttgGTCAAAATCAGTCCAgtagtttgtcttctcaaaatgaaaataacatgGAAATACTGACAAAGAGGGAAGTTGTTTATAACCTTGTTGAGGTGccgaaatgtattaactattaaaGAATGTAAttccagaaataatgatggctttagtaagacggGTTTCAAATGTATTAGTTCTCAGCTTCATAGAGATTAGTAAAAGTGacacaaaaaaaatgcatgtaacatgaatgTACGCGATGTgcatcataaggggctctcacatagcctaaagttttgtttctttggctgggacctgaacagatgcacaaagaacaggattaaaatgatggacaTCAGTAGGCTGAACTATAGAaacaaagacacgtgcttgaagaaacacactttattaaattttgaagaacagacaacaGAATTATGTAATCGGATATGGctatatgtttttgaaaaaatatcatgaatatatttctttcatatcgcccagccctactgtgcaCTTATAGCCTGACTGCCATTAtgcagcatgcaatttgtgactgcCATGTAAACAGACTAGGACTATTTGAATCATCCACTGGAGGGAGGAGGAAGAGGGAGAATGAAtcactcattgcacactctcaccctcctttgttaaccatattttaattatttattttggcctatttaagttttaaactgcagatTCACATTACTCACATGTGTCTTCTAGGCAAATCTGTTCAATAAGAATATGTCTTtctgttgccattacaattatgcttaacAAAGAAGCCCAATAAAACATTATACTGTgttatgtgtcatgtaaatttagatctatctttagacctaatttatCACGTTGCATGCACAGACTGCTTATTGATTTCAATGggatttttttcaacactttttttatccTTTGAAACCGTGTACAATGGATTTCCAGTGAtcaaaatatattcaaataattattaaatatccctttgtatctgataaactgtgaaagatgcgagaAAATTATGTGTAGTTGCACTTTTTTTTGCACAGGTTTAAGAGCGGTTCATAATTCTAGTATTTTTAAGTGCTACTTagaaaacaatgcttttgggaacgagctgtagtaagtacaatttaagtgctactaatgttCAACTTagagcttcgggaaacccagcccaagCATCACTCTCGCCGAGCGGGACTGCACGAACGtgtgtctggttctttctccagaataaattcaattcataaccgctgcagtgtccgGATCCCAAAAATAACTTCATACTGATGTgccaaaagataaaaaaataaatctttgttgctaaatcctaaactaaagtatgatttaactaaatcatccacatccatttcttgcattgtTGAAGCTGCTGGCTCTTTGTTCAGTCGTTGTAATAATGACGCGCCGTTTCTGGTAATTTTGActtcattctcaaaatattccgacttcagtctcataatgctatgactttattctcgtaattttgatttaattCTCGAAATATTACCACTTTAATCTCGTACTGACtgatatgactttattctcatacttttgactttattctcaaaataatacgactttattctcataactttattctcgaaatcatctattttattttattttatttttttacgtggcACTAAAACACCGTTGtacaggatgaccagagcaacagttcagatgcgatgattggtctgctggttagtccagttatgaatgaattattcagtcacattacttttttgatgcacatcttgtattTCTAATAAATTCCATAcgagtttattcggtaaatgtgtttccatcattgtttatgcgcatttcttcttatcagccaaataaatcaataaataaatcaataaaaatccacctcaagcgagtatatacatattttatgcgcattttggagtttttatttgcatcttggtgtttccatccagcagtttttatgcaatatcccaaaatgcgcaagaaaatacgtggatggaaacccagctactcactgccatctgaaccagtgtcaaatgCAAAACAGAGTCTGCGGGACAGAaactgaatggcagccagagaaaataatagttttaagattttaaacttcagcaaattcaATTTGTTTTGTATCTGTATTGTGTCAAATAATGCATTGGCAGTGTACACtaaagtttatcttgccaataaagcttgatatgaatttaatctgaccatttgatcctattattaaaaaaagtccactggaaaatgccaaaggattttgccaaacttttaattaCATCATGCCCAGTGatattatggcatgtatacatataggCTAACTgcatcaaagatttatacctgtaaaatatGTCCAATTTAACTCCATcaacaatattaaaataattaaaataatgactaaccaagttctttgagacaaagtataaaa from Myxocyprinus asiaticus isolate MX2 ecotype Aquarium Trade chromosome 7, UBuf_Myxa_2, whole genome shotgun sequence encodes the following:
- the LOC127444322 gene encoding charged multivesicular body protein 2b-like, whose amino-acid sequence is MASLFKKKTVDDVIKEQNKELRGTQRQITKDRTALEKQEKQLEMEIKKMAKTGNRDACKVLAKQLVQVRKQKTRTYAVSSKVTSMSTQTKLMNSQMKMAGAMATTTKTMQAVNKKMDPKKTMQTLQNFQKETAKMDMTEEMMNDTLDEIFEDSGDEEESQDIVNQVLDEIGIEISGKMAHAPSTGRKTPTASKSKADGISDEEIERQLKALGVD